GTGTATTGCCTTCACATGCCGTGAGAGCCGGCACCGCCACAACGCGCGAtaaaaaagacaaaaagacaaaaaagcaaaactACGTAGTGGTTGTGCAACTCCCCTCAATTCCGACTCAGGAGGCCCGAGTCTGCTCCATGCTCCTACGTTCTTTGCCAGGGGCGCGTTCCGATAACTGCGCACGGCAAGGAGTACTGGCGATAACGGTGTTTATTGCCggttttttcgttttcgctcgctttttttcttttttcgtCAATGAATGTGTTGTGCCCTCCATTGCTGTGTTTTTTATTCCACCAGGGCGCATCATCCTGTCATGATCTGCGCTGGATGGTATTTATACTACTACTCCGTACAGACTTACTAAACTTTGTCTCTCTTTTGGTGAGAGGTTGAGAAGAGTGAAGGAAAATAGAGGGAAAAACAGAGAAGATAATACGTAAAGAAGCCTGTGGCAGtctaagaaaaaagaatttttttgggaagaaaactaaaacaaaacaaaccCTGGGAAGGAACaggaacaagaaagatACAACAGAAGGAAATTAGTAGGCAACAGCAGGCAAATATAAAAGGGTCATCTCATATTTTTAACAATGAATGCGGACCATCACATACAACAGCATCAGCAGCGCCAGCAACATCAGCAGCGTCAGCAGCATCAGCAACACACGATATTACAAAATGTGCCGAATACCAACAATGTCGGTGCCGATCTGCTGGCGTCACAACATTTCAACGCTACCGCAGTCTCCTCGAACAAAGAGGACGTAATGGTAAACCCTGGAGGAAGAGAACTGCCCATGCCTCTGCACCAACAGCAGTATATATATCCTTACTATCAATACGCAAATAATAGCAGTAACAGCACTAGCGTCGCTACTGCCAACAACACTTCCGCCTCTCCGGTCATTCACAGtaacagcaacaacagcaacaactCTGCTTCTGATCCCTCTGCGgcaaacaacaacaacaacaacaacaacaataatattcaCACAAACCAATTTGCTGCGGCGGCCGGCAACATGAACGCGAACGCAGCGGCGGCTGCTTACTATGCTTTCCCACCTTCAAACATGCCAATACCGCAACAGGAGCAACAGTACATGTTCAATCCCGCCTCTTACATCGGCCATTATTATTCTGCCGtgaacaacaacaataacaacaataacaacgGGAACAACGGTGGCAGCAATCCTCCTAACCCTGTTCCTCCTCCGCCCCATCatcagcaacagcaacagcaacagcaacagcaacagcagcagcaacagcagcagcaacagcatcatcatcataGCAGCGGCCACAACAACCTCAACAATAGCACTGTAAATACGAACAACGGCCCTCCACACCACCCGACAATAATAACCGACCAGTTCCAATTTCAACTACAGCAAAATGCCCCTTCGAGCCTAAACCTTAACATCAATCCGGCACAACCTTTACATCTCCCTCCCGGCTGGAAGGTGAACACCATGCCGCAGCCGCATCCTGCCGCGCCTTCCAACCATCCATCTGTAGCGGCACCCCCCTCCAACTCCGTGGCTCTCCATGCTCTCCCCACCTCGTCTTCTACCCATAGGTATATTCATCAATGTCAATTCTGCGAGAAATCATTCAAGAGGAAATCATGGTTGAAAAGACATCTATTGTCGCATTCTCAGCAAAGACACTTTTTGTGCCCTTGGTGTTTGAGCAGgcagaagaggaaagatAATCTTTTACAGCACATGAAACTCAAGCATACAAACTACTTGTTGGACgagttgaagaaaaacaacatcatcttcaattaTAACAAAACTTCAACGAACAGTAatgataacaataacagcACTAGCACTAGAACCAGCGCTAGCGCTAGTAGCGGCGGCGGTGGCGGTGGCGGTGGCGGTGCAGCCGCTGCGGCTGCTCCCGAAAATGAAGACGGGAGCAGCTACGATCCAAACATCAAGACCTTAATCAACGATGGCGTACTGAACAAGGACGACGTTAAGCGTGTTTTGAATAACCTTATTGTTAGTCATAACAAGTAGATAGACTTTATAGAGACATAAAAATGCCTTTTCCCGCCTAATCATcaaataatagtaataaacACAAATCTAAAAAGTaagtacatatatatgtatgtatgtttTGTCACAAATCGTCGCTCTCCTCATAACATCTCTCTGACGACAGCCTCGTGAGGGAAATCGTCGTCTGTGGGATTCTTGATGATATTTGTGTTTTGGAACTCTTGATGTTTGGTGTATGCCACCGCATAACTAATTGACGATATGGTCAACCCCACAGCCACCACAATCAAACTCGTAGCCATCACCGCAATCGACACGTACTGGATGACCGCCATCGCCAGATAGAAAATACACCTCCACCCGTTTGTctcaaatttcttgatgaattcAACGAAATTATCGCTAAGGGGacaaattttcaataaaaatggTATCTCAATGAATAGAATCACTAGCCCCTGGATTATACTAATGATACCAAATGCTATCACCCCACTAACATGGAACAGGTTCGCTATCCCGAGCGCAATGCATAGGATTATGTTGATATATCCAAACCATCTCCCATATACGCTAAAATTGAAGCTTTTCAAATCCTTCACCATACCACCCACGTTTATGAACTGTCCTAAACTCAAAGCCATCTTGCCAAACCTATATTTTGCTCTTGCTCTTGCCCTTGCTGTCCTGACAATTACAATTCCGGTTCATCAACAAGGAAATATAAGATCTTTATATGTACCTCTGCTGATGTAgcaccttttttttctttttcattttgccTTTTTACGAGCCAcagacttttttttctttacccTACCGTATGAGACGgccttttttgttgttttttgtgAAACAGCATACCAAGAAAGGGATCATCATCCAGTTTAGAAATAAATAAGTAAACAGATATACAAAGAAGCCAATCAATTACTGAGACAAACAATGAACATGAACGGCTACAGTTTATTATCTAGATCCTTTCACCAATCTACAAAACCACTCTTCAACTTATCTAGCATTCTCTTGAAGGCTTCCAAGAGAACGCAACTTAGAAATGAATTGATAAAGCAGGGCCCTAAGAGGCCTACTTCTGCttatttcttatttttgcaAGACCACAGAAGTCAATTCGCTAAGGAAAATCCAACTTTGCGTCCTTCTGAAATAAGCAAGATTGCGGGTGAAAAATGGCAAACTTTGAAGTCTGACATAAAAGATAAGTATATCTCTCAAAGAAAGGAATTGTATTCTGAATACCAGAAGGCGAAAAAGGAGTTCGACGATAAGCTGCCTCCTAAGAGACCTGCTGGTCCCTTCATCAAGTACGCTAACG
The window above is part of the Saccharomyces kudriavzevii IFO 1802 strain IFO1802 genome assembly, chromosome: 13 genome. Proteins encoded here:
- the ABF2 gene encoding DNA-binding protein ABF2 (similar to Saccharomyces cerevisiae IXR1 (YKL032C) and ABF2 (YMR072W); ancestral locus Anc_2.535) yields the protein MNGYSLLSRSFHQSTKPLFNLSSILLKASKRTQLRNELIKQGPKRPTSAYFLFLQDHRSQFAKENPTLRPSEISKIAGEKWQTLKSDIKDKYISQRKELYSEYQKAKKEFDDKLPPKRPAGPFIKYANEVRSKVFAQHPDKSQLELMKVIGDKWQSLDQNTKNKYIQEYKKAIQEYNALFPLN
- the TVP18 gene encoding Tvp18p (similar to Saccharomyces cerevisiae TVP18 (YMR071C); ancestral locus Anc_2.534), translated to MALSLGQFINVGGMVKDLKSFNFSVYGRWFGYINIILCIALGIANLFHVSGVIAFGIISIIQGLVILFIEIPFLLKICPLSDNFVEFIKKFETNGWRCIFYLAMAVIQYVSIAVMATSLIVVAVGLTISSISYAVAYTKHQEFQNTNIIKNPTDDDFPHEAVVREML
- the MOT3 gene encoding Mot3p (similar to Saccharomyces cerevisiae MOT3 (YMR070W); ancestral locus Anc_2.533) is translated as MNADHHIQQHQQRQQHQQRQQHQQHTILQNVPNTNNVGADLLASQHFNATAVSSNKEDVMVNPGGRELPMPLHQQQYIYPYYQYANNSSNSTSVATANNTSASPVIHSNSNNSNNSASDPSAANNNNNNNNNNIHTNQFAAAAGNMNANAAAAAYYAFPPSNMPIPQQEQQYMFNPASYIGHYYSAVNNNNNNNNNGNNGGSNPPNPVPPPPHHQQQQQQQQQQQQQQQQQQQHHHHSSGHNNLNNSTVNTNNGPPHHPTIITDQFQFQLQQNAPSSLNLNINPAQPLHLPPGWKVNTMPQPHPAAPSNHPSVAAPPSNSVALHALPTSSSTHRYIHQCQFCEKSFKRKSWLKRHLLSHSQQRHFLCPWCLSRQKRKDNLLQHMKLKHTNYLLDELKKNNIIFNYNKTSTNSNDNNNSTSTRTSASASSGGGGGGGGGAAAAAAPENEDGSSYDPNIKTLINDGVLNKDDVKRVLNNLIVSHNK